In Silurus meridionalis isolate SWU-2019-XX chromosome 19, ASM1480568v1, whole genome shotgun sequence, the DNA window tgagtaaatgatgCCTAGGAAAAGAATGTTTTTATGAGGGAGTAAGTCTGAAAATTTGTAACAATTAGCAAGTAGAAAGTGCAAATACAGTATCCTATTAATActgttttggtttattttttcagatGAACAATTATTTGTTgactcatgtaaaccatactATCTGTACAATAATTTACAGTTTAGACTTAAATGAACAAGGACCATACCTGGGATAAGAGAAGGTATGTGCTCCCCTAATGACCCTGGAAGAACAAGGGCAATCTCTGTTAAAATGATGAAACAGCCTTGTCTGGATTTCATGCTTTTCTCCCTCAGTTGTTTCTGTAAGGCCTTTATTACTGTTGGGACCTACAAATGTAaggatatttaattttttcatgtattatttgacaaatatttcaCCATACAATTTATGTTCAATATTTtatcaatacaatataatattactGTAAGGTTTTTACAAAGTTTTATTAGCAATTCAGTGTGATCCATTTAAAATTTAGTGACACAATTTTGGATTATCCTTATGAACTGATTTTGAATTGAAATAGTAACCGATGACAAGTCTTAATGCAATATAATAGCCaaattaaaatttataaataaaatctccaATCAAAGCAGAATTATCCCAGATACTgaattaattttgttattttttttcacacacagacagacagacagatagacagatagacagatagacagataaatagatatagatagatagatagacagatagatagatagatagatagatagatagatagatagatagatagatagatagatagatagatagatagatagatagatagatagatttacagAATATTTAATAGTTTAAGTTATTTCTTGGGACTGAACACACCATTggtttattaaaagaaataggAAAAACTGTCCAAATTCATCACACAGTACGGACATGTGTGaacagaataaaagaaatatgatTACATATATTGAGTatgaaaacaaatacataattCTTTGACTGTACCTGTTTCTTCAAAAGGGTAATTGCAGGGTCTTCCTTAGTTCCAAGATCTAGAGCAGAGCTATGAGTGGATTTTGTCTGCCGCAGTAAAGCCACAAAGGCCAAGAAAATGTCTGACTTGACATTTTCCTCTCGTTCCTTGAAACATGACACTAGAACTGGGCATACATTCCCATAAAGTTCCACCAGCATGTCTCTACGATTGCTGATAACCGCCTCCAGACACTTTACAGATGAGCGCCTTACCTTCCAgctcatatcatcatcatcactgtattCATCATCAGATTCTTTTGGGGGAAAAGGTGTTTGTGAAAGGTTTGCTGTCTGttttacaatacatttacagcaaTGTATAAATCATCAGATTTTGCGAGAAAAACAATATAAGTACACAAAGTTAACGGCTAATCCTTTTAGCAAGAATTTGGCAAAGTTGTGCAGACATGCAACAAGGCCAAAGGTTATGATAAATAAAACCCATAAGCATGGAACAAATGCGAACCATTTAGTTACCCTTTTAGTAATCCCTTAGTATGTTTAGGAATGAATAAAAGTTGCACCTTGCTCTTCATACCCTCCATCTTCAATATCCATGAAGTCCTCCTGTTCATCTTCTGCATCGTAATTATAATTTGGATCATAGGTCACATACTTCAGACACAAGTTAATTACCATTGGAATGTGAGGAGACATTTCCTTGGGGCATCTTccaggaaagagagaaaggttCTGCACTTAATGGATTATTGTGAAATCATTTGGAAATTATATAATGATGTGTCATAGTTCAAAAAAGACTTACTTGCGAACAAAGGCTTCAAATGCCTGAAAGCAATTCTCCCTCAGTTCATCATCTTCCACATTGCAGAACTTTACCAACATTGGAATAATTTTCTCCAGATGCTCCCCTGAGGAGAACATATAGGGTTTGATACAAAAGCTGAAGATTATACTGTCATTTAATGCAACTATAAACTGGAAGGTTTTAGCCAAATCCTGTGACACAAAGAATGCCATTATGTTACAAATGTATGGATATCAAATCATGATATGAATCTATATTGAAAATCTAAACTAATATGtggattataattttttttacatttaagacaATATCCTCACACATTTCATAACAATGGAATTTATAAAGCCTTATCTCACCAATTCTGTGCCCTCCGTGCTGGCTAATGGCAGTCAGGCACTGGATATAGGTACGTGTGTTTGCAGCAGTAGCTCCTCGTGATAGTTCACTCATGAGATGCTCAGTGAGTTGCAGGAAGATTGCAGGGCTACTACTTGGCACCAATTGCCCGAGCGCCATAATGGCACGTTTTCTCACTGCCATGCGAGGGCTGGTCAGTTGTGGAAGAAGACTGGCCAAGATTGACTGGTGGAAACCAACTAACGTGCTGCTAAGCCTACAGAGTAAAAACATCATGATCCATAATgccattaaaaattaaaatatcaaaggtatttttttaataaaattgcaaataattttgttttgttttgttttagatttaacTATGAATTTTCGTAAGTTGTCATGTGTTTGTTGGTGTAAATTAAAgactgagacaaaaaaaatctaacaattatAACAGAACAAATGTccataatttatgttttttctgCTTAGGCTAATCTTAATGTGTTGGTTACACCTTCCCACATTAAAATGATAATGCTTGGCATGCCCAGACAAGTTTTAATAATACTATGGAAAAATAAAGCTGTACGAGCTGGGAAATAAAAAATTCCCTCATTGTCACATTGTGTTTCAACACATATGACATTTGCAGtatatgaaaatgtattgttaccatatttatttattaaccaacaaataaaacaaaatttccatattgtaatattttataaaataccaGAAAATGAGGAGCTGCTAAATATACCACAAATATACTTGGCCATAAGacttgtatgtgctttttgaatatccctatttgctgtaataataacctccactattaTGAGACAATTTTCCATTGAGTGTGcttgtgcagatttgtgctcattcagcataTGGgagttagtaaaatcaggtattgatgtagggtgaggaggcctgtggtgtaGTCTGCATTCCAATTCCTCTCAAAAGTGGTTAAAAAGGTTTgcggtcaaagctctatagcaggccactcaagatctttcactccaactaaTGTAAATCATAACTTCATGCACCTCACGTTGCCCACGGGGGCATTGCCatattggaacaggtttgggtctcctagttaaagtccAGGATAAATGTAATGTCACTTcatccaaacacatcatatacaattgtgtgcctccaacttcgtATTCATagttggggaagaaccacatatggcaggaaatggtgtcccaatagttttgttCATATAGAGTACATACCTGAATGATTTGGCTAAGAATTAAATTGCAGAATAATGATAGACACTAACCTTCCTAGCATATCAGAAAGAATGTCCAGGGCTTCTAGCTGCACAGACACATCATCATGTTTTCCCATGACACCAATCAGCTGGGCTGTGATCTTTTTACAGACATTAGCTGTCAGACACAAACCTAGAAGAAGTGGAGATCAGTTACAAAAAAATGGATCACATGACAGGATACAATATAGGCTTCCTGGAAATTGCCTATAAAATCCACATTGGTGAAGCAggtaaatgaaaatgattgcAGACTATATTGGGCTCTGTATAAAATGGTGTCTAGTGTAATTACACTGAACAATTTGAAAagactgacaaatcttttcctTTTATCCATGCTTAAGCTTATCTAGTGCgtaaaaagtgcaataaagCATAAACTGCATAACAGAACATGTTTCAAATCATATGCATTTATTTGGCTGGAATTTTGCTGACAATTTTATTCAAACTAACTCACAAATAAGACTGAAAACAGTCTTTCACCTGCAGTTGGTGGGGGGAGCTCAGCAATAACCGTCTTTAGCCCCATGCTAGAGATGTCACGTAGCTGCTCTTTGTCAGACACCATGTTGGAGCACAACGTATCTACCATCATCTCCACCTGATATTCCTTCACTTTGCCCACAAGAGGACCAAGACTGCAATAGATCagaaacatttcacattcaacAGCACTTGAATAAAACAATATCACAGTGGTTCATGGATAGCAATGACTTATAAACACAATATACTGTGTGTTGGTGAAATGGACAAATAATTTGGCTACCACTTGACAGCCAGGTTCTGAACTTCCCCATTTTTGTCCTCTAGCAGCTTCAGGAGCATGGTCACTActtttctctcactgtcttcaTCCAGTTTTATGGAATCCTTTTGCAATTCCATCATTAGATCATTTGTGGCCATGAACCTAAACAAAggggtaaaaaatatatttttaatgacaaAACATCAAATTCCGACAACTACTATAAACATAATCGGTCAGGCAAGATGCCAGATGgtatatttgttttgtaataaagttctgtcacaaataaaatatgtttttctaATACAAattgaataatataaaaattgttAAGCTTTATATATCCAGATGTTTTCTAAAATAGCTAAAAGATTGACTAACAAAAAACTTCATCATAGAACTATTTTATATAACATAATGCAtactattacattacattatggAATGGAATGCATACTATTACAaactttggaaaaaaatgttttaaaaaggagCCAAAATATCGAACAGTTATGGCAGCATGGTGCCACAGTTGGTAGTGTTGTCACTTCACATCTCCTGCAAATGGCCTGCCATCCAATTTGGTGTTTATTCATGCCTTGTGCCCAGCCTTCCTGGTGCCATATCCAGGATACAGCTGGTAGtaagataaatgaataattctGGGTTTCTGGAATATGTAAAAATATGGAAAactgtgtataatatatttgaCTGTTTGCATCACTTGGCACATAACTATTCTCGATAAATTAATCTTGGATTCCAAACAATCCAGCTTTGGTTTTAATATCAAAAATAGGCTTTCATAGTTTTGCTAAAGGTAATACACAAGTAGGTAAGAACTgatctattattttttatttctctggaTATTTAGCATgaacttcatttattttattctaattttTAATGATCGTACTTTTCAAATTAGTTTGGTTCATACTGCATATCCTCATTGTTATGGATgaattaaatctaatctaatttgtTTTCAAGATTCtccatatttgtttatttgtttgtttgtctgtgaaCCCTGTAGCTGCATTTAAACATGTATAATATCCTATATGTTAGTGTGAAATAATGCTAATATAGACTTATTCATATCTTTTTGTAACCttatatttagtcatttataagacttggatttttttattatcattatttatttgtttgtttttacaaatgtaatctGTAATCCCAGATGTCTGACACATGCTGGACTGGGAATGGCTGTTTACCCACTAATGCTGGCAATGTGAAGTGAACCTATCTTGTGAGATTTGTGTTAGacagaaaacatattttatgtGACAAACTGGAGGACAATCCATTAACCTTCTATATTTATAGCCTGATATTAGTCATGCAGCTTTCACTCCAACCAAACACAGgctctacacacactcttaccGAAAGTCTTTGTCGGTGGAAGTCATTTTTTCCAACAAGTTGGAAATGTGGTAGGTGACATTCGACATTTCAGCTCTTACAATATCAACACCAATGTCGGAAATAAGTCAGTTTGTCgatggtaaataaaaaagagttgTTCTATTTCAAGTGAATAAGACCATATCTTCTGGATCAAGGGTCTGTCTGGTGTAGGACACACTGAGAAACCTGACGCTTGAACATAGTTATTAATAGATTGGGTGCGTTTGAAACCGCAATCTATATAGCCTCCCATTTAGACTGCTTATGTGCTACCTATCcatgttaaatattaattttatttcataatcaGAAAGTATAAACACGCCTCTGAAGTTCTGCATTCATACTGTGTTTCTTGTATTTTCAAGACAATTTTGTTACACATTTTAGTTCTGTGCGTTGAATTTTGAGTTTTTCCTCCATCTTGTGGCGACTAAATGTATTGCAGCAATGGTTAAAACAGCTATGAATTAtagtgaatatttaaaaaataatgtattcaaACTCAAAGGTTATAACTACAATGTGCACATTATAAGCTGCGTGCATTCATGTTAATATGATTCATGTTAATATGGTAATATGAcctaatattttaaatacttttaaaggGGTGCATTGACAGTTTGGGTTTTGTGGTGACCATATGAATTGCAGCAAATAGAAACAGTTTTTAATACATAGATTGCAGCCTATAGACTACCCACAAAAGTATACACTTTATTAACTGGGTACATGATATATAAAATTAGTGTGTAGTATATTATTTGGtatttttagtaaaaatgttGTTGAGGACGTTACATCTTTTCTATGTAATAGAAAGTACTATGGCCTAAATTAGTTTTGGGGTATTTGCGCCATCTTGTGACAAGTCACCGTACTACTACCACCGAGTTTTTTCTCCATCTTGGGGCGACTAAATGTATTGCAGCAATAGTTGAAACAGCTATGAAGttatattgaatatttaaaaataatgtattcaaACTAATAGGTTATAACTACAATGTGCACATTATAAGATGCGTGCAttcatgttgtgtatttgtaagTAATATGAcccaatattttaaatacttttaaaggGGTGCATTGACATCTTTTCTATGTAATAGAAAGTACTATGGCCTAAATTATTTTGGGGGTATTTGCGCCATCTTGTGACAAGTCACCGTACTACTGTAAAGCGGAACCGATATGTGGAACTATGTAACTTTAAGTGGTTCTACCCGGTGCTTTTTCACGGCGGAACTTATCCTCGGTGGTTGTGTTGCCACGTCGAAAACACAAGTAGCCGGTTTTTGTGTGGGGGATCTCTTTTTTGGTAACTTGCTACACGCGAAACCTAATATTTAGACATGGTAAGTGCAAAACCATTagcaaataacatttaattatataaggtttattttaaaagtattttttatttgtttgctagATCCCGTTAGCTTAAAGTGACCGGCTCCCTTACATACACAGGGTTAAATAGTACTTTTGATCGATATTAAAAATAAGTAATACTTTCgaataaaactaattttaacAAACATTTAGAAAGTTAACTAATTCTGAAAATCGCCAGAACTACTGTTTGTTAGGGAGATCGTGAGTCTGAGGTGTTGTTTCCTGTTTGTATTAGCGGGTTAGCCTGCTAGCTGTTAGTTATTTAGAATATCTTTAACCCTTATCCGACCGTGTGGCTTTTTTTTGGCAACTTGATGTTTTCATTCGCTGATAAATTCACGTGTGTTTCAGCCAATGGAATGGTTTTTTGTAAGAAGATtacttctgcaaaaaaaatccaggatTTTTCATTAATTGCCAATTGAATTAGTGACgtcacagattttttaaaaatataatcggaataaaacacatgctgttataggaaaataatctcCTTGTTGGTAACAGAACATCAACTCACcctatcattaattatttttagctTTAGTGTATAATTCAGAGATCACAGGTTGAGTCAAGTCGGCTTTTATTGGCATTCCGCCCatctacagtacagtacagtacacagtgataCAAAGCAACGTTcttccaggaccaaggtgctattTTAGACGACACAAATTaacaaaagtaaaacaaaaaaaacataagtcaTTGAAAAAGTAGTCACAGTGACTCGttaagtcaagaggcttttattgtcatttctactctacacagtggtacacagtaaaaactaGACAACGTTCCTaaagaaccctggtgctacactaaacaacaacataaagctacaacaacACAAcgcaaagctacataaagtgcatttagtgcaacctagtgcaaagagtacagacagacaagacagtgcatacagacaacacaagacaaaacacataacctactgtatacttcgattatacagtactgtgagaACTGTAAAATCTATAACTGGGGGgtatatataaacagacacaacgCAATGCAGCGCGTACCAGAGCGGAAGATTTGTGTTATATCAAATTAATTGTCCATATAACaataatactgtacatgtaaacactgAATTGATTTTTTAGCAGCAAAGATCATGTAAGACAGCGTAATATGATAAGTGATAACTAACTTGTTTCACAGACGCTCCACAACATTGAGTAACTATCAGCAAATGCATTCTTTAATAGATAGTAAAATAGATCATTTCTGTGATTATTAAGGCTTATAAATCCTTTTATGAATTGTAGTAGAGGTTGTGTTAATTTGTTCAGATCCATTTGGATTGTTTTAGGATTTAACTTTAatttatgtataataattagTCGACTTTACCAGTTTTGTTTTCTGTGTCTaaactctgtttttattttaggtgTCCGTCATTAACACTGTGGATACCTCCCACGAGGACATGATTGTATGTATATTTGCTGAGTaattctgtttaattttaagTGATCTGATTTTGGTTCTtaccacatttacattttgatgccgcaatcatttatttattcattttttttcctcctgtttttttaaagcatgatgCTCAGATGGACTATTATGGCACAAGACTGGCAACCTGCTCCTCCGATCGATCTGTGAAGATCTTTGATGTTAAGAACGGTGGCCAGATTCTTGTGGCAGACTTGAGAGGGTAGGGAGTGGTTTACTTCTGaaagtaattttaaataaatttctgATCTGAAAGTTTGCTCTTTTAAGTTTGCGTTTGTGTTTAAACTTAGAATAGAATGGAAAAGATATTTGAAATAAGTCCATGCAGGGTTTTCTAGCTTTAGTCATAAAAGTTCagctctgccttttttttttttcttctaatgtAGTTGTAACAGAAATGACCAGTAGGGGGAAGCAGAAAGGCAGTCAGTGTTTATAGCTATTGGTGACACACTGCCTGTTCTTTAGCCCACAAttctttaatttaatacacATGATCTATCAGGAAAAAGAAGTATATGCCTGGTTTTAgcaaaactttattattataaatttttttgcttaCATGTAGACATGAAGGCCCTGTGTGGCAAGTGGCCTGGGCACATCCAACCTATGGCAACATCCTGGCCTCGTGTTCGTACGACAGAAAAGTGATCATCTGGAAAGAAGAAAACGGGACGTGGGATAAAATGTATAAGTACACAGGCCACAACTCCTCAGGTACCTTCTATTTTTAAAGGTTGATTTATTGCATATAATACTCGCAGTGACTGTTATGTGAATGAATCGAAGCATTGTGTTGAAATGAATTTTCCCTCGTGTAGTGAACTCTATTTGCTGGGGACCCTACGACTTTGGTTTAATCCTGGCTTGCGGAAGCTCCGACGGTGCCATCTCCATTCTGACCTACACTGGAGACGGGCAGTGGGACATTAAAAAGATCAACAATGCACACACTGTAAATGCAGTTTATACAATTTATTGTGGTACCCAGCCTACATAAGCATGTAGGTCTGTTGAATAGCAGTTAATAACTTTGTGTTTTGATCCCATTTCCAATTTCAATTGTTGATTTTAGAGTTAAACTTTTCTCTGCCTCTTTCCTGTCAGATTGGCTGCAATGCAGTGAGCTGGGCTCCAGCTGTTGTTCCAGGCAGCCTCATAGACCAGCCTTCGGGACAGAAACCCAATTACGTTAAACGATTTGTCTCAGGAGGATGTGACAACTTGGTCAAGCTATGGAAGTAAGTAAtcgccaaaaaaaaacaatgtttttgcaGATGTTTGCAGTGGGACTGATGCatacagataaaataaaaaaatatgtttttaacatCTGCTGCACTACAAGTCATTTTTATCTTCCTGTTTGTATTTTCACAGAGAGGAGGATGGTCAATGGAAGGAGGACCAGAAACTGGAAGCCCACAGTGATTGGGTGAGAGATGTAGGCTGGGCTCCTTCTATTGGTCTTCCTACCAGCACCATTGCCAGCTGCTCTCAGGTAAATCCTCAATTATCATACAAGAAACCACAATAGTTTAATTTTCAGTCTCAAATGTGGTGTGTTCTAGaggttaaatatataaaaatagtgtTAATATATTATGGCTTCAAAGTTAAcgtttattaatgatttatttttttaaccaggtttgctctgatttgttttatttttaataagcgAAACAAATATGCTTATCTTAACGGTTATCAAACAACCCCAAAGAAAAATTAAGGGAAGATGTCTGATTTAGGAGTCTAGTGAGAAAACCAGGAAGTGTTTGTGAAATATCACGTTTCTACTGTTGCATCCAATATAAAtggttttgttatttaatttctGTTGTTGTATCCCCCTATATTACAAAATAGCATCTAGAGGCTTCAGGACTGTTGTCATGAGATGTACCTCAAACTCAGACTTTACATTCAAATGCATTTCGTAACCTAAAGAATTCGGAAGACTAGTAAACATGTAAACGGTATGTTTGAAGTCTAcattaaaggtttttaaaatacAAGTAGTAACGAATCACATGACGCAGGAACAATACATTGGTcccttaaatatataaaagtaagaAGCCTATCTTTATGCTTATGCAGTACTCTGATGTATAATGGTCATTTCTATACGCATATTCCCCGTCCATATCCATTCTACTAAAAATCGATTTGATATCTATAATCAACTGTAATCTATTTTCAGAAGCGAAACAGATTCATCAAACTGTTACTATCTAGAACTATATTATCTTAAACATCCAAATAATTATTGGATTAGACTTAGTCTAAAGCAtcttcaaaagaaaaacaatctgATGCTAAAAGAAGTGTGAGGGTGTTGATTAGTATATTTGAAACTTCTAAACTAAATAACTGTCACATTCTCTCTGCAGGATGGTCGCGTCTTCATCTGGACATGTGATGATCCCTCTGGAAACACCTGGACCGCTAAACTCCTGCACAAATTCAACGACGTCGTTTGGCACGTCAGCTGGTCCATCACCGGAAACATCCTGGCTGTGTCTGGAGGAGACAACAAGGTACACTCGCTTGTGTGTTAGACATCTgatgaataataaacaattcactttttaatgattttttccgGAATGAATGTAGACACTTTTTAAGTAACAGCAGGAAATGCGTGATAAGGATTAGAACCAATCCACCAAACACTGCGGccatttctgatttctgactaaATGAAAATGCTACCCTTTGAAAAAATCTTTTCTTATCACGTTTATCCGAAGTGTCAAAGAAGCGCTGTGTTTGCGATGTACTACATACTACATACATACTAGTTTCTTGTGATGAGCTGCAACCCAAACCGTGACTACACATGCCTTTTTATGGAGCAACGGCAGTAGATAATAATAGAATGTTTATTCACTGAGTACATGTTAGTTTAAAAATGAGGCATGTACGCTGAAATTCTCTTCAACCTCATTAATGCTTGGCTGTTAGTTTTGCAGTAGCAGCAATCAGTAAATGCTGATACATTCTCATGTCAACTAATTTTGGTGAACAGATGTCTCCTCTTTCGAGTCAATGCcaagtgtgatgtgtgatgaatATTTATAGATTCTTTTAGAATACAACATGTGGGGATGTCCTTAGGCAATTTATGTCGTTTCAGCATTTTCAGAGTAGGTAATTTTGTTTGTATGATCTCTGCAGAATTAGATATCCCATTCAAATTTTAGTTAAAACATATAATCAGATTTTGGAAATctgtttgaaatctttttttcccttattaCAGCAGCTGTAAATAGAAGCAGGTGTGATTTAAAGTCTTTAACAGATTTATATTCATGTCCTAGTTCTAATTGTGTTTCTATAGTAAGAACTAATGCAGAgatgttcaaaattattcaaacaCAATGATAGATTTGTTTCAGCGTTATGTAAGgagactttttttcttttctttttttttaggtagGTATCTGCTATTTCAGTCAGTTTTTGGGTTTTctgacatttcatttttttggtATTTGATTACCAACAATTTTGTTCCCCCGGATCATATTCTCTtcatgagagaaaaagaggctGGTGAGGATTTGAGACATGCCAGAACATCTATAACTATAAAAGAGCTAAATGTAAGACGTGGACACAGGGTTGTGGTGTAGgtgcaataaaacactttgaatgtgtatataataaaatatttgcatataagtaaaaacaataaatacattgtttGAAAAATGCCTACTTTAGATCTGTTTAATGTGCTAGGTAAGGTAATTAAAGAATCAAAGTTTAGATTAATAACTGAATTGAACTTGTCAGACACTAGAGGGCGTTAATGCAATATAGTCTGTTCATCACAAAAAATCTGTCAGTCATTAGGAGAAAAGTTCTGGACCGTCATGTTTTGCAAACATTATTAACAGgatttttcattaataaattactcaaaataataattaaggcATTATTCTGTTATCTATTGTTTGTTTTAAGACTTGAACAGACTTGTAAAGGAAGTTTTACATTTCTAGCACATCATTAACATAAAGAAGCAGATGCTCATATTAAACACCTTAAAAAGTTTTTCTGCTTacagctttcttttcttttgcactaAAGATGCTACTGTTGCCTATACTGAACCCGAtttattgctaattaatatgGCCCCAGTTCCTGAAGTGCAACAGATGTTAACAATACAGCAGATGCAAGTATTTCTGCCTAGTCCTAATGTTGGATGCATTTAAACTGAGCATTAAGGCTCGCAGCGTTCGCATTTTGCCTGAAGTTTCAgtcatatacatacagtataatctTAAAGTTTTGGGATGCTTAGGATTTTTATATAGCActgcatgtgatatttcagggtAGGAAATTACAGTGGACTGTTTTTCAAACCAGATGTTGGGTCCATAACATTGCTTAGTTGcttgcatttttattgctgtttgttttatattgagCT includes these proteins:
- the sec13 gene encoding protein SEC13 homolog, whose product is MVSVINTVDTSHEDMIHDAQMDYYGTRLATCSSDRSVKIFDVKNGGQILVADLRGHEGPVWQVAWAHPTYGNILASCSYDRKVIIWKEENGTWDKMYKYTGHNSSVNSICWGPYDFGLILACGSSDGAISILTYTGDGQWDIKKINNAHTIGCNAVSWAPAVVPGSLIDQPSGQKPNYVKRFVSGGCDNLVKLWKEEDGQWKEDQKLEAHSDWVRDVGWAPSIGLPTSTIASCSQDGRVFIWTCDDPSGNTWTAKLLHKFNDVVWHVSWSITGNILAVSGGDNKVTLWKESVGGQWACISDVNKGQGAVTSITDGQQNEQ